In Myxococcus stipitatus, the following are encoded in one genomic region:
- the tnpA gene encoding IS66 family insertion sequence element accessory protein TnpA: protein MSKPVESEEWFQVAEAFEASGLTQKEFSAQRGLLLSTLQSWVYPVSVKVVVA, encoded by the coding sequence ATGTCGAAGCCGGTTGAGAGTGAAGAGTGGTTCCAGGTCGCCGAGGCGTTTGAAGCGAGCGGCCTGACGCAGAAGGAGTTCTCCGCGCAGCGAGGCCTGCTGCTGAGCACGTTGCAGTCGTGGGTGTACCCGGTGAGCGTCAAGGTAGTTGTCGCGTGA
- the tnpB gene encoding IS66 family insertion sequence element accessory protein TnpB (TnpB, as the term is used for proteins encoded by IS66 family insertion elements, is considered an accessory protein, since TnpC, encoded by a neighboring gene, is a DDE family transposase.), whose amino-acid sequence MFTLPASVRVVLATEPVDMRKSIDGLMALVQSGWGEDVYSGHLFAFVSRRGDRIKVLAWSRGGFVLLYKRLETGRFRLPKVDTEARTVALDATQLAMLLDGIDVAEVRRPSAWAPPGRTAS is encoded by the coding sequence GTGTTCACCCTGCCTGCGTCCGTGCGCGTGGTGTTGGCCACGGAGCCAGTGGACATGCGCAAGTCGATTGATGGGTTGATGGCCCTGGTGCAGTCGGGGTGGGGAGAGGACGTGTACTCCGGGCACCTGTTCGCCTTCGTCTCTCGGCGGGGGGACCGCATCAAGGTATTGGCGTGGAGTCGTGGCGGATTTGTGCTGCTGTACAAAAGATTGGAGACGGGCCGTTTCCGTCTGCCGAAGGTGGACACCGAGGCGCGGACGGTGGCGCTGGACGCGACGCAGTTGGCGATGTTGCTGGACGGCATCGACGTGGCGGAAGTCCGACGCCCGTCTGCCTGGGCACCTCCCGGCCGCACGGCCTCCTGA
- the tnpC gene encoding IS66 family transposase, with the protein MTSLEAKMAALERRVFGKKTEKLPPVARELKARQDSPEEERARAAAALRTRRARAARKADAAVEREVRHEVPAEDRHCPACGSEELNPLGEGRRTVVYEHVPAFFEKQVHVQEVLACTCGRGVVTAPAPPKVVDKGEYGPGLLAHVVVSKCADAMPLHRLAQRMERGGVPMSRSTLTDLFHQSASAVRPLSSHLLRCIASSGVVWADETPLRVLDVKKTRRGYLWTFLTQTPQGEWLIGYRFSLGRAGKTPKDVLGGTTGALVVDGYTGYNAVTLPEGRTRVGCWAHLRRRFFEALPTAPEAREAMGLILELYRVEAQARDAGVVGTAAHRALRQESSTRILARLRTWLEVQTPRHPPKSPLGQALSYATKQWEALTRFVEDPRLPLDNNRSEAALRKAALGRKNFLFVGHETAGENLAGLYALVATCEANGVNPEVYLADVLLRVQTHPNSRIAELLPHEWKRSQTTGPPESRLQPNP; encoded by the coding sequence ATGACTTCGCTGGAGGCGAAGATGGCGGCGTTGGAGCGCCGCGTCTTCGGCAAGAAGACGGAGAAGCTGCCGCCCGTGGCCCGGGAGCTGAAGGCCCGCCAAGACTCCCCAGAGGAAGAGCGGGCCCGAGCAGCAGCAGCCCTCCGGACGCGACGCGCACGAGCGGCCCGCAAGGCCGACGCCGCGGTGGAGCGTGAAGTCAGGCACGAAGTCCCCGCCGAAGACAGGCACTGCCCGGCCTGCGGCAGCGAGGAACTCAATCCCCTGGGGGAGGGGCGCCGGACGGTGGTGTACGAGCACGTGCCGGCCTTCTTCGAGAAGCAGGTGCACGTGCAAGAAGTGCTGGCGTGCACCTGCGGCCGAGGTGTCGTCACCGCGCCCGCGCCGCCCAAGGTGGTGGACAAGGGCGAGTACGGCCCGGGCCTGCTGGCGCACGTGGTGGTCTCCAAGTGCGCGGACGCCATGCCGCTGCACCGCCTGGCACAGCGGATGGAGCGAGGCGGAGTCCCCATGAGCCGCAGCACTCTGACGGACCTCTTCCACCAGTCGGCCTCGGCGGTGCGGCCTCTGTCCTCTCACCTCCTGCGGTGCATTGCCTCGTCCGGGGTGGTGTGGGCTGACGAGACGCCGCTGCGGGTGCTGGACGTGAAGAAGACGCGCCGAGGCTACCTCTGGACGTTTCTCACCCAGACGCCCCAGGGCGAGTGGCTCATCGGCTACCGCTTCAGCCTGGGCCGCGCGGGCAAGACGCCCAAGGACGTGCTGGGAGGAACCACGGGCGCGCTCGTGGTGGACGGGTACACCGGCTACAACGCGGTGACACTGCCGGAGGGCCGCACACGCGTGGGTTGCTGGGCCCATCTGCGTCGTCGCTTCTTCGAGGCGCTGCCCACCGCGCCTGAAGCCCGGGAGGCGATGGGCCTCATCCTGGAGCTCTACCGCGTGGAGGCCCAGGCGCGGGACGCGGGCGTCGTGGGCACCGCCGCGCATCGAGCGCTGCGTCAGGAGTCCAGCACTCGCATTCTCGCGCGTCTTCGCACGTGGCTCGAAGTCCAGACGCCGCGCCACCCGCCGAAGAGTCCGCTGGGGCAGGCTCTCTCCTACGCGACGAAGCAGTGGGAGGCGCTCACCCGCTTCGTCGAGGACCCGCGGTTGCCCTTAGACAACAACCGCTCGGAGGCGGCGTTGCGAAAGGCCGCGCTGGGCCGCAAGAACTTCCTCTTCGTCGGACACGAAACCGCTGGCGAGAATCTCGCGGGTCTCTACGCGCTGGTCGCTACCTGTGAGGCCAACGGCGTCAACCCCGAGGTGTACCTGGCCGACGTCCTGCTCCGCGTGCAGACACATCCCAACTCGCGCATCGCGGAGCTGCTTCCTCACGAGTGGAAGCGTTCGCAGACCAC